In the genome of Streptomyces lydicus, the window GGGCGGCACGGTCGGCCTCCCAGTCCTCGCCGGTGGTGTCCGCGACGACCGTGTCGGCCGAGGCGCCCGCCAGCAGCACGCCCGCCTCCTCGAACGTCTCGCGGACCGCCGCACAGACGATGGCCTGCGCGGTCGCCGGGTCGACGCCCATACGGACCGCCCACTGGGCGCGCGACGGTCCTGCCCAGGCCACCGGGCGCTCATCGCGCGGATCGACGGAGCCGCCCGGATAGGCGTACGCACCTCCGGCGAAGGCCATGGAGGTGCGTCTGCGCAGCATGTGGACGGTGGGCCCGCCGGAGGCGGCGTCCCGCAGCAGCAGGACGGTGGCGGCCCGCCGGGGTTCGGCAGGGGTCAGTTCGCCGTTCGCGAGTGCCCGGATGCGGTCCGGCCACTCCGGTGGGTACCACTGGCCGTTGGTCGTGGACGACATGGCCGGATGCTATGCGCTCGCGCGCGGATGTTCGAGGGCGTCTTCCGCGCCGGAGGGCCCCTGCTGACGAGGGGCCCTCCGGCACACGGCGCACAATGTGGACGCAGAGCCCGTACGGGACTCTGCCCGGCGGCAGCACCTACGGGGGTGTCTTCCGGCGCCTTTACAGGGTGTCTACTCGGCGATCTCGACCTGGATCTCGACCTCGACGGGGGCGTCCAGCGGCAGCACCGCCACACCCACCGCGGACCGGGCGTGCACGCCCTTGTCGCCGAGAATCTCGCCCAGCAGCTCGCTGGCGCCGTTGAGGACGCCCGGCTGGCCGGTGAAGTCCGGTGCGGAGGCCACAAAACCGACGACCTTCACGACCCGCTGGATCTTCTCGAGGTCGCCGACGACGGACTTCACGGCGGCCAGCGCGTTGAGTGCGCAGGTCGCGGCGAGTTCCTTGGCCTGCTCGGCGCTGACCTCGGCACCGACCTTGCCGGTGAGCGGCAGCGCGCCGTCCACCATCGGCAGCTGGCCGGAGGTGTACACATAGGCGCCGGAGCGTACGGCGGGCTGGTAGGTGGCCAGCGGCGGCACGACCTGCGGCAGCTTCAGCCCGAGCGCCGCGATCTTGTCCTCGGCCGCGCTCACGCCTTCTCCCGCTTCAGGTAGGCCACCAGCTGCTCGGGGTTGTTCGGGCCGGGCACGACCTGGACGAGCTCCCAGCCGTCCTCGCCCCAGGTGTCCAGAATCTGCTTCGTCGCGTGCACCAGCAGCGGCACGGTCGCGTATTCCCACTTGGTCATGGACCGAGCGTAATGCCTGTCCACGAGCGCGGTGGACGCCGTCCGCCGCGGGCCGCCCGTACCCCTTCCGTACGGCGTCCGGTGGCGCGGCCGCCCGCCCCCTACGGAGCATCCCGGACCCTTCCCGGAGAAGCCGCGGCAAGATTCTCCGGGGCTTCCCAGGTGTATCCCGTGCGTAGCCGGGACGCGGACTGGTTAGGCTCCTTTGCGTGAGCAGGCTCCATGTCGTCAGCGGCAAGGGCGGTACCGGCAAGACCACGGTCGCCGCTGCCCTCGCCCTCGCCCTGGCCACCGAGGGACGGCGAACCCTCCTGGTCGAGGTCGAGGGCCGGCAGGGCATTGCCCAGTTGTTCGAAACGGAAGCGCTTCCTTACGAGGAACGCAAGATCGCGGTGGGCCCCGGATCGGACGGTGCGTCGCCGTGGGGCTCCCCCCGGACGGAGTCCGCGGGAGAGTCCTCCCGGGGTGGCGGAAGAAGGTCGGGCGGGGAGGTCCACGCCCTGGCCATCGACGCCGAACGCGCCCTTCTGGACTACCTCCAGATGTTCTACAAGCTCGGCAGCGCGGGCCGGGCGCTGAAGAAGCTCGGCGCGATCGACTTCGCCACGACCATCGCGCCGGGCCTGCGGGACGTCCTGCTGACCGGCAAGGCGTGCGAAGCGGTGCGCCGCAAGGACAAGAGCGGCAAGTTCGTCTACGACGCGGTCGTGATGGACGCCCCGCCGACCGGCCGGATCACCCGCTTTCTGAACGTCAACGACGAGGTCGCCGGCCTCGCGAAGATCGGCCCGATCCACAATCAGGCACAGGCCGTGATGCGGGTCCTCAAATCGCCCGAGACCGCGGTGCACCTGGTGACGCTCCTGGAGGAGATGCCGGTCCAGGAGACCGCGGACGGCGTCGCCGAGCTGCGCGCCGCCGGCATCCCCGTGGGCGGCGTCGTCATCAACATGACCCGCCCGGCGCTGCTGGACAACGGCGCCCTCGACAGCGCCGCCCGCGGGGCCCGTACGGGCGTCGCCAAGGCGCTCTCCGAGGCCGGTCTGGGCGGCGCCCGCCGCGGCGGCCTGGCGGACCGTCTGATCGACCCCCTGCTGGAGCAGGCGCGCGAACACGCCGAGCGGGTCGAGCTGGAGCGCGCCGAACACGCCGAACTGACCGCAATCGGCCTGCCCACCTACGAGTTGGAGCTGCTCCCCGAGGGAGTGGACCTCGCCGGGCTCTACCGTCTGGCGAGAGACCTGCGGAAACAGGGGCCCATATGACCTCGGACACCACGACGCTGGACGCCTCGGCCCCGCGGCTCGAGGTCGATACGCTGATCGACGACCCGCACACCCGCATCGTGGTGTGCTGCGGCTCGGGCGGCGTCGGCAAGACCACGACCGCCGCGGCGCTGGGCGTACGCGCCGCCGAGCGCGGCCGCCGGGTCGTCGTGCTGACCATCGACCCGGCCAGACGGCTCGCCCAGTCCATGGGCATCTCCGAGCTCGACAACGTCCCGCGCCAGGTCAAGGACGTCGACGAGAGCGCGGGCGGCGAACTGCACGCGATGATGCTGGACATGAAGCGCACCTTCGACGAGATCGTCGAGGGCCATGCGGATGCCGACCGGGCCCGCGCCATCCTGGAGAACCCCTTCTACCAGTCCCTGTCGGCCGGCTTCGCGGGCACACAGGAGTACATGGCCATGGAGAAGCTCGGCCAGCTCCGCGCGAACGACGAGTGGGACCTGATCATCGTCGACACCCCGCCGAGCCGTTCCGCACTGGACTTCCTGGACGCGCCCAAGCGCCTCGGCTCCTTTCTGGACGGCAAGTTCATCCGGGTGCTGATGGCGCCGGCGAAGGTCGGCGGCCGGGCCGGCATGAAGTTCCTCAACGTCGGCATGTCGATGATGACCGGCACCCTCAGCAAGCTCATGGGCGGTCAACTGCTGCGCGATGTACAGACCTTCGTGGCGGCGATGGACACCATGTTCGGCGGCTTCCGCACCCGAGCGGACGCCACCTACCGCCTGCTGCAGGCGCCGGGCACGGCGTTCCTCGTGGTGGCCGCGCCGGAGCGGGACGCGCTGCGCGAGGCGGCGTACTTCGTCGAGCGGCTGGCCGCCGAGCAGATGCCGCTGGCCGGCCTCGTACTGAACCGGGTGCACGGCAGCGGCGCCGCCCAACTGAGCGCGGAGCGCGCCCTGGCCGCCGCGGAGACCCTGACCGACGGCATGGCGGAGGACAGCCCTGCGGACACGGCCTCGGAGACGACGTCGGAAGCGGCCTCGGACGCGGCCGCGGAAACGGCTTCGGAGACCGTCACGGACGCCGGGGCAGCCCCGGCGTCAGCGGCCGGCCCCGACCACGGCTCCGCCATGGCTGCCGGCCCGGCTCCCGGCCACACAGTAAATAATCTTGAAACCACCGGCATTGTGGATCTCGACGGCGGGAAGGCTGGATCACGTACCGCCGGCGGCCTCTCCCCCGCTGCCGCGGCGGATCATGTGGCACCCACGTCGGTCTCGGCAGCCCAACTGGCCGCCGGGCTGCTACGGCTGCACGCGGAACGTATGCAGGTCCTCGCACGCGAACGTCGCACACGAGACCGCTTCACCGCGCTGCATCCCGAGGTTCCGGTGACCGAGGTCGCCGCGCTGCCCGGCGATGTCCATGACCTCGCAGGGCTGCGCGCCATCGGCGACCGCCTGGCGCTGAACCCCACGGACACCGACGACTGAGCCGTACGCACGGCCGACTCGGCAACCCGCCCCGCGGCCTCAGCCACCCACCTCACAGCGCCCGTCACCACTCACGCAGTGCCGCTCACGAAGCGCCGCTCACCTCACGCAACGGCTCTCACCAGCGCGTACAGCAGGTAGGCAACACACGCACCGGCACGTCCGCACGTCGGCGCATGTCACACACAGCCAAGTGTCACACCGCACCACCCGCGCACGCCCCGGGCACCGCACACCTGGCAGCTCCACTACCGGACCCACCAACTCCCGAGCACGCAGCGCCCGGAGCACTCAACTCCCGGACGCCGTAACAACACTGATGGCACGTCTTCACACGTCACTCAGAACGCGCCACCAGCCGGAACTTCTCGGCCACATCTCCCGGCCGCAGTCCGCGGGCTACGGGCCACGGCCCGCAGGTGCCCGCCTACCCGACCGCGGCGAACTCGTCGAAGATCTCTTCCTCGCAGTCCAACGGCAGGATGCCCGTGCTGCGCTCGTACTCCGTGCGCGCCGTCTCCAACAGCCGGCGCCATGACGTCACGGTCGGGCGGCGACGCAGCAGCGCCCTCCGCTCGCGCTCGGTCATCCCACCCCACACGCCGAACTCCACCCGGTTGTCCAGGGCATCGGCCAGACATTCCGTGCGTACCGGACACCCGGTGCACACTGCCTTGGCGCGGTTCTGCGCCGCCCCTTGTACGAACAGTTCATCCGGATCGGTAGTGCGGCAGGCTGCCTGTGCACTCCAGTCGGTTACCCAGCTCATGCTGGCGCCGTCCTCTCCCGAAATCGAGGCTCCCCCACGGCGGCAATCGGCATATTCACCGTTGCCAGTTGAGGACGTTACGGAAGGCAGGCAGGGCGCAACACCCCCTTCGGGCCCAATCTTGAATGGCCCGAACGGACTATGCGTACGCGGCAGATCACCCAACGGAGTGACCGAACGGCATACGTCACGTTGCGCACAAGACGGGACAGTTCACCGTCCTGACGCGGGGTTTCTCTCGACATGCACGAGCACGTGGGGGCGCGGCCCGCGGGAGGAGGGGGTTGACGAACCGATGCGTAACCGTTCAGCTGTGGTAGCTGAGAACAGGCTAAACGAACAGGTGCGCCCCTGTCCGGCGATTGAGAACGTAGGGTGCCCTCATGCCTAAGAAGCGCGATGGCGGGGGTCTGCCCAAGACTCAGCAGGCCGCCAAGTTCCTCGGTGTCAGCGTCCTGGCCGGAGCGGTACTCGCCGGCCTTGCGCTCCCGGCGGCCGGGGCGCTGGGCCTGACCGCCAAGGGTTCGGTCGAGGGCTTCGACGACATCCCGGCCAACCTCAAGACGCCGCCGCTCAGCCAGCGGACCCGGATTCTGGACGCCAAGGGCGGCGAGATCGCCAAGGTCTACTCCCGTGACCGTACGGTCGTCGGCCTCAAGGACATGTCGCCGTACATCCAGAAGGCGATAGTCGCGATCGAGGACGCGCGCTTCTACCAGCACGGTGCCGTCGATGTGAAGGGCATCCTGCGGGCGCTCAACAAGAACGCCCAGTCCGGTGCCGTCTCCCAGGGCGCCTCGACGCTGACCCAGCAGTATGTGAAGAACGTCTTCATCGAGGAAGCGGGCGACGACCCGGACAAGGTCGCGCAGGCCACCCAGCAGACCCTCGGCCGCAAGGTCAAGGAGCTCAAGTACGCGATCCAGGTCGAGAAAGAGCTGGGCAAGCGCAAGATCCTGCAGAACTACCTCAACATCACGTTCTTCGGGCAGCAGGCCTACGGCATCGAGGCGGCCGCCCAGCGCTACTTCAGCAAGCACGCCAAGGACCTGAACCTCGGGGAGTCGGCGCTGCTGGCGGGCATCGTCCAGTCGCCCAGCCGCTATGACCCGGTCAATGACCCGCAGGAGGCCACCCGGCGGCGCAACACCGTGCTGCAGCGGATGGCCGATATGAAGGACGTCACGCAGGCGGAGGCCGACGCGGCCGCCAAGAAGCCGATCAAGCTGGCGGTCAGCCGCCCCAAGAACGGCTGCATCACCGCCACCCACGGCGCCGGCTTCTTCTGCGACTACATCCGCACGGTCTTCCTCCGCGACAAGTCGTTCGGCAAGAGCCGGAAGGTCCGTCTGCAGCGCTGGAACGAGGGCGGCATGACCATCCGCACCACCCTCGACCCGCAGACCCAGAAGTCGGTGCAGGCGTCGCTCAAGGACCACGTCTACGAGGACGACCCGGTCGCCTCGGCCGCCACCATCGTCGAGCCGGGCACCGGCAAGATCCTCGGCATGGGCCAGTCGCGCCCGTACGGATTCGGTGAGAACCAGACCGTGATCAACCTCTCGGTCGACCACGACATGGGCGGCGGCGCCGGTTACCTGCCCGGGTCGACCTTCAAGCCGGTGGTCGCGGCCGCCGCGCTGGAGCAGGGGACGGATCCGGAGCAGGAGTACCCGTCGCCGTACCGGATGCCTTACCCCAGCCCGGTGCAGACCTGCGACGGCGAATGGCGGGGCAGCGGCTCCGAGAACGTCGAGAACGAGAACAAGGACGAGGTCGGCCCGTACGCCATGAAGGAGGCGACCGCGAAGTCGGTCAACACCTACTTCGTGCAGCTGATCAGCGACATCGGCGTGTGCCCCGTGGTCAACATGGCGCAGAAGATGGGCATCGAGCGGGCGGACGGCAAGGCACTGCAGCAGGTCCCGTCGATGACGCTCGGCACCCAGGAGATGTCGCCGCTCACGATGGCGGCCGGATACGCCGCCTTCGCCGGCGGCGGCCGGTACTGCTCGCCGGTGGCCATCGAGTCGATCACCGACGCGCGCGGCCGGGCGCTGAAGGTCCCGCAGACCAGCTGCCGCACCGCCATGTCCAAGAAGACCGCGGACACGATCAACACGCTGCTCAAGGGCGTGGTCGAGGACGGCACCGGCAAGGAGGCCGGACTCAAGGGCCGCGACAGCGCCGGCAAGACCGGCACCACCGACAGCCGGTACGCCGCCTGGTTCGTCGGCTACACCCCCAACGCGGCCGGCGCGGTCTGGGTCGGCGACCCGCAGCACAAGCGCAAGATGTACGACATCACCATCGGCGGCGTGCCCCACGACAAGGTCTACGGCGCCGACACCCCCGGCCCCATCTGGCGCGATGCCATGTCCGGCGCGCTGGCCGACCGGCCCGCGCCCACCCTGCCCACCGTCGCGATCGACGACCCCGCGAAGAGCAAGGTCCAGGGCGACGAGGGCGACAAGGGCCGCGGCAAGCACAAGCCCGGCCGGGGCGGCCACGGCGGCAACAAACCGGGCGGCGGTTGGCACATTCCCGGCTTCCCCGACATCCTGGGCGGCGGCAACGGCGGCTGGTGAGCGGCTGATTGGCGCGAACGGCCGAGAAGGACGCCGGCGGGACGCCAAGAAGGACGCCGGCAGGACGATACGGCGGTGACGGATGCCGGCCCGGCCCGTACGGCGAAGGACACCCCGCCCGTACAACGAAAGATGAGGGGCGCCCCACACCATGGGGCGCCCCTCATCTTTCCCTGAAAAGCTCCGTCCGGCCGCTCAGCCGGCGAGCAGCTTCTTCACCACCGCGGCCACCCGGCCGCCCTCGGCGCGGCCCGCCACCTGCGGGTTGACGATCTTCATCACCGCACCCATCGCCCGCGGCCCCTCGGCACCGGCACCCTTGGCCTCGGCCACGGCCGCCGCGACCAGCTGCTCCAGCTCGTCGTCGGTCAGCTGCTTGGGCAGGTAGTCGGCGAGCACCTCGCCCTCGGCACGCTCCCGCTCGGCCGAATCGCCCCGGCCGCCCTTCTCGAAGGCGTCCGCGGCCTCCCGGCGCTTCTTCGCCTCCCGCGCGATGATCTTCTCGACCTCGCCGTCGGACAGCTCGCGCGCCTCGGTGCCCGCGACCTCCTCCTTCTGGATCGCGGTCAGCGTGAGGCGGAGGGTGGAGGAACGCAGTTCGTCGCGCGCCTTGATCGCGATGGTGAGGTCGTCCTGCAGCTTGGACTTGAGCGTGGTCATGCCGTTGAGTATGCCCTCCCCCGCCGACAACCACCGCGCCTTTTCCCCCCGGCACCGCCGTGCCGCCGCCCCGCCGGGCGGCTCCCACCCGCTGCGTCCACCCGCCGCACTCTGCGACGATGGGTGCATGCGCGCGCGATACGGAGTACCCCTGACCCTGACCGCAGTCGGCGCGGCCGGCCTGGCCTACGCCGCCGGCTTCGAAGTCCGCTCCTTCCGCCTCCGGCGCGTCACCGTGCCCGTACTGCCCCGCGGCATGCGGCCGTTGCGCGTCCTGCAGGTCTCCGACATCCACATGGTCAGCGGACAGCGCAAGAAGCAGCGCTGGCTGCAGTCGCTCGCCGGACTGCGCCCCGACTTCGTCATCAACACCGGCGACAACCTCTCCGACACCGAGGGCGTCCCCGAGGCGCTGGACGCGCTCGGCCCGCTGATGGAATTCCCCGGCGCCTACGTCTTCGGTTCCAACGACTACTACGGACCCAAGCTGCGCAACCCCGCCCGCTACCTCATCGAGCGGGTCCAGGGCCGTCACGGCCTCAACGGCAACGCACCCGCCGTGGGCGTCGTCCACAACCCGTGGGAAGAGCTGCGCGACGCCTTCGACGCGGCCGGCTGGGTCGGCCTGTCCAACTCCCGCGGCCGCCTCAAGCTGGAGGGCATCGAGATCGCCCTGACCGGCCTGGACGACCCGCACATCAAGCGTGACCGCTACGCCGAGGTCGCCGGCGGCCCGGAATCCGGTGCGGATCTCTCGCTGGCCGTCGTCCACGCCCCCTACCTGCGCTCCCTGGACGCCTTCACCGCCGACGGCTACCCGCTGATCCTGGCGGGCCACACCCACG includes:
- a CDS encoding RidA family protein; amino-acid sequence: MSAAEDKIAALGLKLPQVVPPLATYQPAVRSGAYVYTSGQLPMVDGALPLTGKVGAEVSAEQAKELAATCALNALAAVKSVVGDLEKIQRVVKVVGFVASAPDFTGQPGVLNGASELLGEILGDKGVHARSAVGVAVLPLDAPVEVEIQVEIAE
- a CDS encoding transglycosylase domain-containing protein — its product is MPKKRDGGGLPKTQQAAKFLGVSVLAGAVLAGLALPAAGALGLTAKGSVEGFDDIPANLKTPPLSQRTRILDAKGGEIAKVYSRDRTVVGLKDMSPYIQKAIVAIEDARFYQHGAVDVKGILRALNKNAQSGAVSQGASTLTQQYVKNVFIEEAGDDPDKVAQATQQTLGRKVKELKYAIQVEKELGKRKILQNYLNITFFGQQAYGIEAAAQRYFSKHAKDLNLGESALLAGIVQSPSRYDPVNDPQEATRRRNTVLQRMADMKDVTQAEADAAAKKPIKLAVSRPKNGCITATHGAGFFCDYIRTVFLRDKSFGKSRKVRLQRWNEGGMTIRTTLDPQTQKSVQASLKDHVYEDDPVASAATIVEPGTGKILGMGQSRPYGFGENQTVINLSVDHDMGGGAGYLPGSTFKPVVAAAALEQGTDPEQEYPSPYRMPYPSPVQTCDGEWRGSGSENVENENKDEVGPYAMKEATAKSVNTYFVQLISDIGVCPVVNMAQKMGIERADGKALQQVPSMTLGTQEMSPLTMAAGYAAFAGGGRYCSPVAIESITDARGRALKVPQTSCRTAMSKKTADTINTLLKGVVEDGTGKEAGLKGRDSAGKTGTTDSRYAAWFVGYTPNAAGAVWVGDPQHKRKMYDITIGGVPHDKVYGADTPGPIWRDAMSGALADRPAPTLPTVAIDDPAKSKVQGDEGDKGRGKHKPGRGGHGGNKPGGGWHIPGFPDILGGGNGGW
- a CDS encoding GatB/YqeY domain-containing protein; the protein is MTTLKSKLQDDLTIAIKARDELRSSTLRLTLTAIQKEEVAGTEARELSDGEVEKIIAREAKKRREAADAFEKGGRGDSAERERAEGEVLADYLPKQLTDDELEQLVAAAVAEAKGAGAEGPRAMGAVMKIVNPQVAGRAEGGRVAAVVKKLLAG
- a CDS encoding ArsA family ATPase; the encoded protein is MTSDTTTLDASAPRLEVDTLIDDPHTRIVVCCGSGGVGKTTTAAALGVRAAERGRRVVVLTIDPARRLAQSMGISELDNVPRQVKDVDESAGGELHAMMLDMKRTFDEIVEGHADADRARAILENPFYQSLSAGFAGTQEYMAMEKLGQLRANDEWDLIIVDTPPSRSALDFLDAPKRLGSFLDGKFIRVLMAPAKVGGRAGMKFLNVGMSMMTGTLSKLMGGQLLRDVQTFVAAMDTMFGGFRTRADATYRLLQAPGTAFLVVAAPERDALREAAYFVERLAAEQMPLAGLVLNRVHGSGAAQLSAERALAAAETLTDGMAEDSPADTASETTSEAASDAAAETASETVTDAGAAPASAAGPDHGSAMAAGPAPGHTVNNLETTGIVDLDGGKAGSRTAGGLSPAAAADHVAPTSVSAAQLAAGLLRLHAERMQVLARERRTRDRFTALHPEVPVTEVAALPGDVHDLAGLRAIGDRLALNPTDTDD
- a CDS encoding metallophosphoesterase, with product MRARYGVPLTLTAVGAAGLAYAAGFEVRSFRLRRVTVPVLPRGMRPLRVLQVSDIHMVSGQRKKQRWLQSLAGLRPDFVINTGDNLSDTEGVPEALDALGPLMEFPGAYVFGSNDYYGPKLRNPARYLIERVQGRHGLNGNAPAVGVVHNPWEELRDAFDAAGWVGLSNSRGRLKLEGIEIALTGLDDPHIKRDRYAEVAGGPESGADLSLAVVHAPYLRSLDAFTADGYPLILAGHTHGGQLCIPFYGALVTNCDIDTDRVKGLSTHTAGGHTSYLHVSAGCGTNRYTPVRFACPPEATLLTLTARD
- a CDS encoding WhiB family transcriptional regulator encodes the protein MSWVTDWSAQAACRTTDPDELFVQGAAQNRAKAVCTGCPVRTECLADALDNRVEFGVWGGMTERERRALLRRRPTVTSWRRLLETARTEYERSTGILPLDCEEEIFDEFAAVG
- a CDS encoding DUF4177 domain-containing protein yields the protein MTKWEYATVPLLVHATKQILDTWGEDGWELVQVVPGPNNPEQLVAYLKREKA
- a CDS encoding ArsA-related P-loop ATPase, coding for MSRLHVVSGKGGTGKTTVAAALALALATEGRRTLLVEVEGRQGIAQLFETEALPYEERKIAVGPGSDGASPWGSPRTESAGESSRGGGRRSGGEVHALAIDAERALLDYLQMFYKLGSAGRALKKLGAIDFATTIAPGLRDVLLTGKACEAVRRKDKSGKFVYDAVVMDAPPTGRITRFLNVNDEVAGLAKIGPIHNQAQAVMRVLKSPETAVHLVTLLEEMPVQETADGVAELRAAGIPVGGVVINMTRPALLDNGALDSAARGARTGVAKALSEAGLGGARRGGLADRLIDPLLEQAREHAERVELERAEHAELTAIGLPTYELELLPEGVDLAGLYRLARDLRKQGPI